From one Camarhynchus parvulus chromosome 25, STF_HiC, whole genome shotgun sequence genomic stretch:
- the BOLA1 gene encoding bolA-like protein 1, with protein MRGPLLAAAGAAMGGAGGPLARTIRAKLTAALQPTHLEVRDDSPRHGGPPGAETHFGVLVVSGLFAGLSPLQRHRLVHEALRAELAGPLHALQVTARTPEQWHSDPQNPPAPPCLGGSKREKRRGGGDEEEEARKQ; from the coding sequence ATGCGGGGTCCCCTCCTGGCGGCCGCGGGCGCTGCCATGGGCGGCGCGGGAGGTCCCCTGGCCCGCACCATCCGCGCCAAGCTGACCGCAGCCCTCCAACCCACGCACCTGGAGGTTCGCGATGACTCCCCCCGCCACGGGGGCCCCCCCGGAGCCGAGACTCATTTCGGGGTGCTGGTGGTGAGCGGGCTCTTCGCGGGGCTCTCGCCGCTGCAGCGGCACCGCCTGGTGCACGAGGCGCTGCGGGCCGAGCTGGCCGGGCCCCTGCACGCCCTGCAGGTCACCGCCCGCACCCCCGAGCAGTGGCACAGcgacccccaaaacccccccgcGCCCCCTTGCCTGGGGGGGTCCAAGAGGGAGAAACGCCGCGGGGGCggggacgaggaggaggaggcgagGAAGCAGTGA